In Gemmata obscuriglobus, a single genomic region encodes these proteins:
- a CDS encoding DUF6948 domain-containing protein — translation MTDPEEAALLRAIGAAPGEFTARLAYADWLDEHGRGLEAAWVRDEGTAPPRVTELGGSGHGEGKGNGDGQSDGCDYSDDDDRHGDDGSHGDGYGYGYGGRSYSHGVYGHGYSSGRGDGHGYGSGLGGRGIGVGEGDGGRAGRIATRKLQHLIPHEEVPMPVSGAYVIVRSRDQGCVCGEYRGHHGREVVLGKARQIFSWEGGRLTLFDFAVVPGACRLSREAPGEVVMLEACGIIPTTAAVEAFLRAHPGE, via the coding sequence ATGACCGACCCCGAAGAGGCCGCCCTCCTTCGCGCCATCGGCGCGGCACCCGGCGAGTTCACGGCGCGGCTCGCGTACGCGGACTGGCTCGACGAGCACGGCCGCGGCCTCGAAGCCGCCTGGGTGCGCGACGAGGGCACGGCCCCGCCCCGGGTGACCGAACTCGGTGGCAGCGGCCACGGCGAGGGCAAAGGCAACGGCGACGGCCAGAGCGACGGCTGCGACTACAGCGACGACGACGACCGTCACGGCGACGACGGCAGCCACGGGGACGGCTACGGCTACGGCTACGGCGGTCGCAGCTACAGCCACGGCGTCTACGGCCACGGCTACAGCAGCGGCCGCGGCGACGGCCACGGCTACGGCAGCGGCTTAGGCGGCCGCGGAATCGGCGTAGGCGAAGGGGACGGCGGCCGCGCCGGCCGCATCGCCACACGAAAGCTTCAACACCTGATCCCCCACGAGGAAGTTCCCATGCCGGTTTCGGGTGCGTATGTGATTGTGCGTTCGCGGGACCAGGGTTGCGTGTGCGGGGAGTACCGGGGCCACCACGGGCGCGAGGTGGTGCTGGGGAAGGCGCGTCAGATCTTCTCCTGGGAGGGCGGTCGGCTGACGCTATTCGACTTCGCGGTGGTGCCGGGTGCGTGCCGGCTGTCGCGTGAGGCGCCGGGCGAGGTGGTGATGCTGGAGGCGTGCGGGATCATCCCGACCACGGCTGCGGTGGAAGCGTTCCTGCGGGCGCACCCAGGGGAGTAG
- a CDS encoding phage/plasmid primase, P4 family, translated as MTVAHPNPWHARADELARWALLRMVNRTDRCGGCFVGAGGTVHRTTRPPKVPIPGFVSHSRLVQHFSATAAAHVVGLHAIAPDGTGKWVAVDVDAHADRPFDPDANERFARAGFDRLTGLGFRPLLTQSNGTGGFHLLALFAEPVPARELFAFGRWLARDHAAFGLPGAPETFPKQRELRANARYGSWLRLVGRHHARDFWSPVWDGTGWRTGADAVEHVLSLTGDSPALIPPDTRAPEPVRAPAPAPVARAPQRRPGPDGETDVFAAYNRAATEEAVGDLLQRHGWTPLGRRGPRWDFRRPGKDADTSGNLMPVSGVPIFYGFTDATNVPPDRGLNPSQLRCHLEFGGDFARLAERLRTEGYAPRRPAAPATAGSDGTAAPPPPPPPAPSGAGEGANDPEPVHEDFLDPHRLGRLLVPRAGELPTVIYHRAEWWEWRDGRYVSVPDDDFEKRAWVVLRGECEAAHRVAVAAWGHGGRQGPRPKVVKLDTRKVGNAVTAAASMCHLDGAVAWPVLLAADPADADHIPRLRPAPEPREFVACANGLIDVAELFATGRATLHPATPLYFTPAAIPVAFDPAAECPTFLRFLDRVTEGDAERQSLLQEIAGYLLRFDTRFQQFFLLTGDGANGKSTFLAALRALIGDHNYASVPLEEFGERFTLGATLGKLVNAVAEVGELDKVAEAKLKSFVGGDLMTFDRKNKAPVSARPTARLLLSTNTPPRFADRTEGVWRRYQLVPFTAVISAEERVRGMSEPEWWVSSGELPGVLNWALAGLLRLHRANGFTSSAACEAAKAEHRELCNPHRLFLGEHVRAQEGAALRCVELFAAYVEWCRQRRYLPLADGNFGAEVRKVFRRVTKSRPRNGRERQNVYSGVTWTEGRPDGLLTEYDRRRRDATGWTPDDDRPG; from the coding sequence ATGACCGTCGCCCACCCGAACCCCTGGCACGCGCGGGCCGACGAGCTGGCGCGCTGGGCGCTGCTCCGCATGGTGAACCGCACCGACCGGTGCGGCGGGTGCTTCGTCGGCGCGGGCGGGACGGTCCACCGCACCACCCGCCCGCCGAAGGTGCCGATCCCCGGGTTCGTCAGCCACTCCCGGCTCGTCCAGCACTTCAGCGCCACCGCCGCGGCCCACGTGGTCGGGCTGCACGCCATCGCCCCGGACGGCACCGGGAAGTGGGTCGCGGTGGACGTGGACGCGCACGCCGACCGGCCGTTCGACCCGGACGCCAACGAGCGGTTCGCGCGGGCCGGCTTCGACCGCCTCACCGGCCTCGGGTTCCGCCCGCTCCTCACGCAGTCCAACGGCACCGGCGGGTTCCACCTGCTGGCCCTGTTCGCCGAGCCGGTGCCGGCCCGGGAGCTGTTCGCGTTCGGCCGCTGGCTGGCCCGTGACCACGCCGCGTTCGGCCTCCCCGGCGCGCCGGAGACGTTCCCCAAGCAGCGCGAGCTGCGCGCGAACGCCCGGTACGGGAGCTGGCTCCGGCTGGTCGGCCGGCACCACGCCCGGGACTTCTGGTCACCCGTGTGGGACGGCACCGGCTGGCGCACCGGGGCCGACGCCGTGGAACACGTGCTGTCGCTGACCGGCGACTCTCCGGCCCTGATCCCCCCCGACACCCGCGCCCCGGAACCCGTCCGCGCCCCCGCCCCCGCCCCCGTTGCGCGGGCGCCGCAGCGCCGGCCCGGCCCCGACGGGGAAACGGACGTGTTCGCGGCGTACAACCGCGCGGCCACGGAAGAGGCGGTCGGGGACCTGCTCCAGCGGCACGGGTGGACCCCCTTGGGGCGGCGCGGGCCGCGCTGGGACTTCCGCCGACCGGGCAAGGACGCCGACACGAGCGGCAACCTGATGCCGGTGTCCGGGGTGCCGATCTTCTACGGGTTCACCGACGCCACCAACGTCCCCCCGGACCGCGGGCTGAACCCCAGCCAGTTGCGGTGCCACCTGGAGTTCGGCGGGGACTTCGCCCGGCTGGCCGAGCGGCTCCGCACCGAAGGGTACGCCCCGCGCCGCCCGGCCGCGCCGGCCACCGCGGGAAGCGACGGGACCGCCGCACCGCCCCCGCCACCGCCACCCGCGCCGAGCGGGGCAGGGGAGGGGGCGAACGATCCGGAGCCGGTCCACGAGGACTTTCTGGACCCGCACCGGCTCGGGCGGCTGCTGGTGCCGCGGGCGGGCGAGCTGCCCACGGTGATCTACCACCGGGCGGAGTGGTGGGAGTGGCGCGACGGGCGGTACGTGTCGGTGCCCGACGACGACTTCGAGAAGCGGGCGTGGGTGGTGCTGCGGGGCGAGTGCGAGGCGGCGCACCGGGTGGCGGTGGCGGCTTGGGGGCACGGCGGGCGGCAGGGGCCGCGGCCCAAGGTGGTGAAGCTGGACACGCGGAAGGTGGGCAACGCCGTGACGGCCGCGGCCTCCATGTGCCACCTGGACGGGGCGGTCGCGTGGCCGGTGCTGCTGGCCGCCGACCCGGCCGACGCGGACCACATCCCCCGGCTGCGCCCGGCCCCGGAGCCGCGCGAGTTCGTGGCGTGCGCCAACGGGCTGATCGACGTGGCCGAACTGTTCGCGACCGGCCGCGCGACGCTGCACCCGGCCACGCCGCTGTACTTCACCCCGGCCGCGATCCCGGTCGCGTTCGACCCGGCCGCAGAGTGCCCGACCTTCCTCCGGTTCCTCGACCGGGTGACCGAGGGGGACGCGGAGCGGCAGTCGCTCCTCCAGGAGATCGCCGGGTACTTGCTCCGGTTCGACACCCGCTTTCAGCAGTTTTTCCTACTAACGGGCGACGGCGCGAACGGGAAGAGTACGTTCCTGGCGGCGCTGCGCGCGCTGATCGGCGACCACAACTACGCGTCGGTGCCGCTGGAGGAGTTCGGCGAGCGGTTCACGCTGGGGGCGACGCTGGGGAAGCTGGTGAACGCGGTGGCCGAGGTGGGGGAGCTGGACAAGGTGGCGGAGGCCAAGCTGAAGAGCTTCGTGGGCGGCGATCTGATGACGTTCGACCGGAAGAACAAGGCCCCGGTCTCGGCCCGGCCCACGGCCCGGCTGCTGCTCTCCACCAACACCCCGCCGCGGTTCGCGGACCGCACGGAGGGGGTGTGGCGGCGGTACCAGTTGGTGCCGTTCACGGCGGTGATCTCGGCGGAGGAGCGGGTGCGGGGGATGAGCGAGCCGGAGTGGTGGGTATCGTCCGGGGAATTGCCGGGCGTGCTGAACTGGGCGCTGGCGGGGCTGCTGCGGCTGCACCGGGCGAACGGGTTCACGTCCAGCGCGGCGTGCGAGGCGGCGAAGGCCGAGCACCGGGAGTTGTGCAACCCGCACCGGCTGTTCCTGGGTGAGCACGTGCGGGCGCAGGAGGGCGCGGCGCTGCGGTGCGTGGAGCTGTTCGCGGCGTACGTGGAGTGGTGCCGGCAGCGGCGGTACTTGCCGCTGGCGGACGGGAACTTCGGGGCGGAGGTGCGGAAGGTGTTCCGCCGGGTGACGAAGTCCCGGCCGCGGAACGGCCGGGAGCGGCAGAACGTGTACTCCGGGGTGACGTGGACGGAGGGACGCCCGGACGGGCTGCTGACCGAGTACGACCGCCGCCGCCGGGACGCCACCGGCTGGACCCCGGACGACGACCGCCCGGGGTGA
- the rplJ gene encoding 50S ribosomal protein L10, whose product MSKKIKELELNSLRKTFQGVRDFVLLEPLKLDSAADYTLRKSLREKKVRVKMVKNSFVRKVFSENGMTVETGSGPTLLCWGADSAKSLGTAVEAALKLIRPDLKVPEKVKEKVGIADGETMTLAQLAKVPTKQEAIGEVLAAVLAPGAALAGALTAPGADLAGILKAVQGVRAQRTPAAVAVGATDSAWASEPAPSVPGPFVRPAAGAGARLPLPSVPRPPNNGVEPGAAPVRSSVRNAEPDPEVALRALERWLPLLHGIGAGRAPERVRTIWGEHVRNELFRSPPAVAWLDQCLAARPSFAPQRAAALEALRRVRAEVRDELTGLGEQLAPQAEGTSPPNGGSEMDQFILVLEIGARDGGPLTVGHEATLRAVVAKADVANTEDHYNGHYNWVPAGPGEVVAVRVFATGSRVLPAERYLSTPPQPGQSVEFTFRPRAAGRQYLHLALVDRHDSDVYTASQYFTVEPAAAVG is encoded by the coding sequence ATGAGCAAGAAGATCAAGGAGCTGGAGCTGAACAGCCTCCGCAAGACCTTCCAGGGCGTGCGGGACTTCGTGCTGCTGGAGCCGCTGAAGCTGGACTCCGCGGCCGACTACACGCTTCGCAAGAGCCTTCGCGAGAAGAAGGTTCGCGTGAAGATGGTCAAGAACAGCTTCGTGCGGAAGGTGTTCAGCGAGAACGGCATGACGGTGGAGACGGGCTCCGGCCCGACCCTTCTGTGCTGGGGGGCCGACAGCGCGAAGTCCCTCGGGACCGCGGTGGAGGCGGCTCTCAAGCTGATCCGCCCGGACCTGAAGGTGCCCGAGAAGGTCAAAGAGAAGGTCGGCATCGCCGACGGCGAGACCATGACCCTGGCGCAGCTCGCCAAGGTGCCGACCAAGCAAGAGGCGATCGGCGAAGTCCTCGCCGCGGTGCTCGCGCCGGGCGCCGCGCTGGCCGGGGCGCTCACGGCGCCGGGTGCGGACCTCGCGGGCATCCTCAAGGCGGTCCAGGGCGTGCGGGCGCAGAGGACCCCCGCGGCCGTCGCGGTGGGGGCGACGGATTCGGCGTGGGCGAGTGAACCCGCCCCTTCTGTGCCGGGTCCGTTCGTGCGGCCGGCGGCCGGCGCGGGCGCCCGGTTGCCCTTGCCTTCTGTGCCGCGGCCGCCGAACAATGGTGTAGAGCCAGGGGCCGCTCCGGTCCGCTCTTCGGTTCGGAACGCGGAACCGGACCCGGAGGTCGCGCTGCGAGCGCTGGAGCGGTGGCTGCCGCTGTTGCACGGGATCGGCGCCGGACGGGCGCCGGAGCGCGTGCGCACGATCTGGGGCGAGCACGTCCGGAACGAGCTGTTCCGCAGCCCCCCGGCGGTCGCCTGGCTCGATCAGTGCTTGGCCGCCCGGCCGTCATTTGCACCTCAGAGGGCCGCGGCACTCGAGGCGCTGCGGCGGGTGCGGGCCGAGGTGCGGGACGAGTTGACCGGGTTGGGCGAACAACTCGCCCCTCAAGCGGAGGGAACATCGCCCCCCAACGGGGGAAGCGAAATGGATCAGTTCATCCTGGTTCTGGAGATCGGCGCGCGGGACGGCGGACCCTTGACCGTGGGGCACGAAGCGACCCTGCGGGCGGTGGTCGCGAAAGCTGACGTGGCGAACACGGAAGATCACTACAACGGCCACTACAACTGGGTGCCGGCGGGGCCCGGGGAGGTGGTGGCGGTGCGGGTGTTCGCGACCGGCAGCCGGGTGCTCCCGGCCGAGCGGTACCTCTCGACGCCCCCGCAACCGGGCCAGTCCGTCGAGTTCACGTTCCGGCCCCGGGCCGCCGGCCGGCAGTACCTGCACCTGGCCCTCGTGGACCGGCACGACTCCGACGTGTACACGGCGTCCCAATACTTCACCGTCGAGCCGGCCGCCGCTGTCGGCTGA
- a CDS encoding DUF6948 domain-containing protein, giving the protein MTVEEAALLRAIAAAPGDVTARLAYADWLDEHGRGIEAAWVRDEGTAPPWVTDLAGEGDGPGHNAGNGGGGGYGAGEGGGHGGGDGRGEGDGRGEGDGEGEGEGHGCGLGPYGGGGGNGAGYGNGRDYGNGGYGTPDKPHITHEEVSMPSPGAYVIVRSRDQGCVCGEYRGHHGREVVLGKARQIYSWEGGRLTLFDFAVVPGPCRLSREAPGEVVMLEACGIIPTTPEVEAFLRAHPGE; this is encoded by the coding sequence GTGACCGTGGAAGAAGCCGCCCTCCTTCGCGCCATCGCCGCCGCGCCCGGCGACGTCACGGCCCGGCTCGCGTATGCGGACTGGCTCGACGAGCACGGCCGCGGCATCGAAGCCGCCTGGGTGCGCGACGAGGGCACGGCCCCGCCGTGGGTGACCGACCTTGCTGGCGAGGGTGACGGTCCTGGCCACAACGCCGGCAACGGTGGGGGCGGCGGCTACGGTGCCGGCGAGGGCGGTGGCCACGGCGGTGGCGACGGCCGCGGTGAGGGCGACGGCCGCGGTGAGGGCGATGGCGAGGGCGAAGGCGAGGGACACGGCTGCGGCCTCGGCCCCTACGGTGGGGGGGGCGGCAACGGTGCTGGCTACGGCAACGGCCGCGACTACGGCAACGGCGGCTACGGAACCCCAGACAAGCCCCACATTACACACGAGGAAGTTTCCATGCCTTCACCCGGTGCGTATGTGATCGTGCGTTCGCGGGATCAGGGTTGCGTGTGCGGTGAGTACCGGGGTCACCACGGTCGGGAGGTGGTGCTGGGGAAGGCGCGTCAGATCTATTCGTGGGAGGGCGGTCGTCTGACGCTGTTCGACTTCGCGGTGGTGCCGGGGCCGTGCCGGCTGTCGCGCGAGGCGCCGGGCGAGGTGGTGATGCTGGAGGCGTGCGGCATCATCCCGACGACGCCCGAGGTCGAGGCGTTCCTGCGCGCGCACCCGGGCGAGTGA
- a CDS encoding DUF6948 domain-containing protein translates to MTDPDEAALLRAIAAVPGDVTGRLAYADWLDEHGRGIEAAWVRDEGLPPPGVTELAGDGEGAGAGDGGGDGDNDRGHNDDLNNGHGDGTGSGESRGGFGYCDIDGTGSGLESGYARGYGNGGGYGHGGYGTPNKPHITHEEVPMPLPGAYVIVRSRDQGCVCGEYRGHHGREVVLGKARQIYSWEGGRLTLFDFAVVPGACRLSREAPGEVVMLEACGIIPTTPEVEAFLRAHPGE, encoded by the coding sequence ATGACCGACCCCGACGAAGCCGCGCTGCTCCGCGCCATCGCCGCCGTGCCGGGCGATGTGACGGGGCGGCTCGCGTATGCGGACTGGCTCGACGAGCACGGGCGCGGGATCGAAGCCGCCTGGGTGCGCGACGAGGGCTTACCCCCGCCCGGCGTGACCGAACTTGCTGGCGACGGTGAAGGCGCTGGTGCGGGTGACGGCGGCGGCGATGGTGACAACGACCGGGGTCACAACGACGACCTCAACAACGGCCACGGCGATGGCACCGGCAGCGGTGAAAGCCGCGGCGGTTTCGGCTACTGCGACATCGACGGCACCGGTAGCGGCTTGGAAAGCGGTTACGCCCGCGGCTATGGGAACGGCGGTGGCTACGGCCACGGCGGCTACGGAACCCCAAACAAGCCCCACATTACACACGAGGAGGTTCCCATGCCGTTGCCGGGTGCGTATGTGATCGTGCGTTCGCGTGACCAGGGTTGCGTGTGCGGCGAGTACCGGGGTCACCACGGGCGGGAGGTGGTGCTGGGGAAGGCGCGTCAGATTTATTCGTGGGAGGGCGGTCGGCTGACGCTGTTCGACTTCGCGGTGGTGCCGGGTGCGTGCCGGCTGTCGCGGGAGGCGCCGGGGGAGGTGGTGATGCTGGAGGCGTGCGGGATCATCCCCACCACGCCCGAGGTCGAGGCGTTCCTGCGGGCACACCCGGGCGAGTGA
- a CDS encoding terminase small subunit, translating into MKLTPRQQRFVQEYLVDRSPSGAAVRAGYSTHSARKIGEQNLKKPPIAAAIAAATGCAKPPERPALTPDAVLQRLWLIATADPNEIIEHRRTCCRYCHGDGHRYHWTQSELDAARAAHAEGKKADEPFDPLGGPGYDPRRPPAPKCPECFGDGVGAVYVKDTRRLSPGARALWAGVKQTKDGVEARLNDQQAALVTVARHLGMFTDAGAAKDTDLPDLSGITADELDRLLAALRPLFAPPPVGGGGTGGRP; encoded by the coding sequence ATGAAACTCACTCCCCGGCAGCAGCGGTTCGTGCAGGAGTACCTCGTGGACCGGAGCCCGTCGGGGGCGGCGGTGCGGGCCGGGTACAGCACGCACTCGGCGCGGAAGATCGGCGAGCAGAACCTGAAGAAGCCGCCGATCGCCGCGGCCATCGCGGCGGCCACCGGGTGCGCCAAGCCGCCCGAGCGGCCCGCCCTCACCCCGGACGCCGTGCTCCAGCGGCTGTGGCTCATCGCCACCGCCGACCCGAACGAGATCATCGAGCACCGCCGCACCTGCTGCCGGTACTGCCACGGGGACGGGCACCGCTACCACTGGACCCAGAGCGAGCTGGACGCCGCCCGCGCCGCCCACGCCGAAGGCAAGAAGGCCGACGAGCCGTTCGACCCGCTGGGCGGCCCCGGGTACGACCCGCGCCGCCCCCCGGCCCCCAAGTGCCCCGAGTGCTTCGGGGACGGGGTGGGGGCGGTGTACGTGAAGGACACGCGGCGACTGTCCCCGGGCGCCCGCGCGCTGTGGGCCGGGGTGAAGCAGACCAAGGACGGGGTGGAAGCCCGGCTCAACGACCAGCAGGCCGCCCTGGTCACCGTGGCCCGGCACCTGGGTATGTTCACGGACGCCGGCGCGGCCAAAGACACGGACCTGCCCGACCTGTCGGGGATCACCGCCGATGAACTCGACCGACTGCTCGCTGCCCTGCGGCCCCTCTTCGCTCCGCCGCCTGTGGGGGGCGGCGGAACGGGCGGGCGCCCGTGA
- a CDS encoding TIGR02996 domain-containing protein: protein MTDPEEAALLAAIIAAPADDTPRLVYADWLQEQAAGSKPPGCATRARPRPG from the coding sequence ATGACCGACCCCGAAGAGGCCGCGCTGCTGGCCGCCATCATCGCCGCGCCCGCCGACGACACCCCGCGCCTCGTGTACGCCGACTGGCTCCAGGAGCAGGCCGCGGGATCGAAGCCGCCTGGGTGCGCGACGAGGGCACGGCCCCGCCCCGGGTGA